CGTCGAAGAAGCCGGGCCCGACTTTGGCGCGGAGCGTGTCGCCGGCGTTGCGGCCGATTTGTGCCGCGTCGCTTGCCGCACCCTCGCGAACGATCTCGTGCGCCTCGCGGCCGTCTACGCTGAGGATCATGCCGTGGAAGCTGAGCCTGTCGCCGTCGACGACCGCGTGGCCCGCAATCGGCATGCGGCAGGAGCCGTCGAGCGCGGCGAGGAAGGCGCGCTCGCAGGCGAGCGCCACTGCCGTCGGCCGGTGATTGATCGCCTCCACCATGGCGCGCGTGGCGGCATCGTCGCTGCGCGATTCGATGCAGATGGCCCCCTGGCCGGGCGCCGGCGGGAATTTGTCGAGCGGCATGACGTCGGTTGCGATGTGCTCCAGGCCGGTGCGCTTCAGCCCGGCCAGCGCCAGGATGGTGCCGGCGGCGACGCCCTCGTCGAGCTTGCGCAGCCTGGTCTGCACGTTGCCGCGATAGACGATCACCTTGAGGTCGGGCCGCATGCGGCGGATCAGGGCCTGGCGGCGGAGCGACGACGAACCGACGGTGGCGCCGTGGGGCAGCGCCTCGATGGTGGGCGCGGCGCGGCCAATGAAGGTGTCGCGCGGGTCCTCACGGGGCAGGAAGGAGGAAAGCTCGAGCCCGTCGGGCAGGATGGTCGGCATGTCCTTGGAGGAATGCACCGCAATGTCGATGCGGCCGTCGAGCAGGGCTTCCTCGAGTTCCTTCGTGAACAGGCCCTTGCCGCCGGCTTCGGACAGCGGGCGGTCCTGGATGCGGTCGCCCGTGGTGGTGATGGGCTCGATGACGAAAGCCTCTTCGGGAAGGCCGTGGGCGGCCATAAGGCGGGCGCGCGCCTCATGGGCCTGGGCCATCGCGAGGACGCTGGCGCGTGTGCCGATCCTCAGCATGTCCTTCGGTGCGACAGTTTGCATAATCTCATGTCCGTGCTAACCCCCGGCTCCAAAGCGGGGCCGTTGTCGCGGTCCTCCCTATAGGCGAAACAGCAGCCGGGCAATGATCGGACGGAAGATGGCAGGGATCAAGGTGCTTGGCATCGAGACCAGCTGCGACGAGACTGCGGCAAGCGTGGTCGCCGTGAAAGCCGGGGCCAGGCCTGAAATCCTGTCGAACGTCGTGCTGAGCCAGATCGAAGAGCATGCGGCATTTGGCGGCGTCGTGCCGGAGATCGCGGCGCGCGCCCATGTCGAGGCGCTCGACGGGATTGTCGAGGCCGCGCTCGCCGACGCGCATGTCGACCTGGCCAACATCGACGCGGTGGCCGCGACCGCCGGGCCGGGACTGGTCGGCGGCCTCATCGTCGGGTTGATGACCGCCAAGGCGATCGCGGCTGCGGCCGGCAAGCCGCTGATCGCGGTCAACCACCTCGAAGGCCATGCGCTGACGGCGCGGCTGACCGAAGGCGCCGAGTTTCCCTATCTCCTGCTGCTCGTCTCGGGCGGTCACACGCAGATCGTGCTGGTGCGCGGCGTCGGCGACTACGAGCGCTGGGCGACCACCATCGACGACGCGCTGGGCGAGGCCTTCGACAAGACTGCCAAGCTGATCGGCCTGCCGCATCCCGGCGGACCGAGCGTCGAGGCCGCCGCCAAGCGGGGCGACGCGTCCCGCTTCGCCTTCCCGCGGCCGATGAAGGGCGAACAGCGGCCCGATTTTTCGTTCTCCGGCCTGAAGACCGCGGTGCGGCAGGCAGCGACCGCGATCGCGCCGCTGTCCGACCAGGACGTGGCCGACATCTCGGCATCCTTCCAGGCCGCCGTCGCCGACGCGCTGGCCGACCGCGTGTCGCGCAGCCTCACCCGTTTCCATGCGGCCTATCCGGATATCGCCGCCCCGGCGCTGGTCGTGGCGGGCGGGGTCGCCTCCAATGCGCTGATCCGCGAAACGCTGCAAAAACTCTGCGCTGCGCACGGGTTTCGGCTGGTCGCACCGCCGCCGGCGCTGTGCACCGACAATGCAGCCATGATCGCCTGGGCGGGCATCGAACGGCTGCAGGCAGGCCTTTCCGACGAAGGGGCGATGGGCTTTGCGCCACGCTCGCGCTGGCCGCTGGACACCGCCTCCGCGCCGGTCGTCGGCTCCGGACGCCGGGGTGCCAAGGCATGAGTGCCCCGGGCAAGATCGCCGTGCTTGGCGGCGGCGCATGGGGGACGGCGCTCGCCCTTACCGCGCGCCGTGCGGGCCATCCCACGACGCTCTGGGCGCGCGACGAGGCGACGGTGGAGGGGCTGCGTTCCGGCGGCGGCAACGCCCGCTACCTTCCTGGCATCGCCCTCGATCCGGCTCCGGAAGCCACCTCAGACCTCGCCGAGGCGACCGAAGGCGCGATCTGCGTGCTGATGGTGACGCCGGCCCAGACGCTCCGGGTCGTTCTAGAACAGGCAGGTGGCTCGATCGCGCCGGGCGTTCCGCTGGTGCTCTGCGCGAAGGGCATCGAGCGAGACACGGGAGCCCTGCTTTCCGGAATTGCGCGCGAATTGATGCCGTCCAATCCGGTCGCAGCCCTCTCGGGGCCGAGTTTTGCGACGGACGTCGCGCGCGGGCTGCCGACCGCCGTCGTCGTGGCCGCCGAGGACGAGGTGCTTGCGGCCCGGCTGGCGCAGCTTTTGTCGACGCCGAGCTTCCGCTGCTATTCGACTGACGACCTGACCGGCGTGGAGGTTGGGGGGGCGCTGAAGAACGTGTTCGCCATCGCGGCGGGCGCGGTCATGGGGGCGGGCCTCGGCGCAAGCGCGCAGGCGGCGATGGTGACGCGCGGCTTCGTGGAACTGCGGCGCATCGCGAAATCCTACGGCGCGCGGCCTGAGACGCTGATGGGCCTTTCGGGCCTGGGCGACCTGATGCTGACCTGCGCCTCGTCCCAATCGCGCAACTTCGCCTACGGTGTCGCAATCGGCCGCGGCGAGACGCGGTCAGGGCTGCCGCTGGCCGAGGGCGTCGCGACAGCGGGGATCGCGGCGAGGGTCGCCAGGGAACGCGGCGTTGACGCCCCGATCATCGCGGCAGTCGACCAGCTTCTCGACGGTGCGATCACCGTCGGGGAGGCCGTGTCGGCGCTGATGACGCGGCCGTTGCGCAGCGAAGACGAATAGACAGAACGGCGGCGCTGGGGCCGCCTTCAAATGGAGCACTGGGACATGCTTTTCGCATTCATGGCCAAGGACAAGCCGGGACACCTGCAGACGCGCATGGACACGCGTCCCGATCATGTGAAATTCCTCAACGAGCTCAATGCGGCGGGCACGCTCAAGTTCGCCGGCCCGTTCCTCGACGACAAGGGCAGCCCTTGCGGAAGCCTCGTGGTGATCGAGGCCGACAGCGCCGAAGCCGCCAGGACGATCCTTGACGGCGACCCTTACGCCAAGGCCGGACTTTTCGCCTCGACCGAGGTCGTGGCGTGGAACTGGGTGTTCAACAATCCGGCAAGCGCCTGACCGGAGGCCGCAAATGTCGAAGAACTACTGGCTGTTCAAGTCGGAGCCCTCGGTCTTCTCCTTCGATCAGTTGAGGTCGAAGGGAGAAAAGGGCGAGCAGTGGGACGGCGTCCGCAACTATGCGGCGCGCAACAACATGCGCGCCATGCAGATCGGCGATCTCGGCTTCTTCTACCACTCCAACGAAGGGCTGGAGATCGTCGGCATCGCCGAGGTCTGCGCGCTGGCGCATCCGGATACCACCACCGACGACCCGCGCTGGGAGTGCGTCGACATCCGGGCCTACAAGCCGGTGCCGAAGCCGGTTTCGCTTGCCGACGTCAAGGCCAATCCGAAACTCTCGGAAATGGCGCTGGTGCGGCTGGGACGGCTTTCGGTGCAGCCGGTGACCCCTGACGAGTGGAAGGAAGTCTGCCGGATGGCGGAGCTCGTTCCTGCGCCTTGAACCGGCTCCAACCCGCCGAGGCAGAGCGCTTCATCCTCGCCAACACGTCGCTGACCGCGCCTCCGCATGTGCCGGAGGTGCGGCTGCACCTCGCCGACGAGGCGCATGAGCTGTGGCAGCGCACCGAGGAAGAACTGGCCGAGATCGGCCTGCCGCCGCCCTTCTGGGCATTTGCCTGGGCAGGCGGGCAGGGGCTGGCGCGATACCTGCTCGACCGTCCGGACAGCGTGCGCGGCAAGACAGCGCTCGACTTCGCGACCGGATCCGGGCTGGTGGGCATCGCCGCGGCGATGGCGGGCGCGGCCTCGGTGACGGCGGCCGACATCGACCCGTTCTGCGAGGCGGCGATCCGGCTCAACGCCGCGGCCAACTGCGTGACGCTGCAGCCGATGATCGCCGACCTGGTGGATACCGACGCCGGATGGGACGTGCTGCTGGCCGGCGACATTTTTTACCAGCGCGACATCGTGGACCGGCTGGTGCCCTGGTTCACGCGGCTCAGGCAGCGGGGCTGCGAGATCATCGTGGGCGATCCCGGCCGCGCCTACCTGCCGAAGGACCGGCTGGAGCAGCTCGCCGAATACCGGGTTCCGGTGACGCGCGCGCTCGAGGATGCGGAGGTCAAGCGGACGGTGGTCTGGCGCTTCCTGTAGCGCCTGCGCCTATGCTCCGAGCGTCGGGTCCATCTCCGGATTGTGGACCTCGCCCAGCAGCCATTCCCGGAACGCCACGATTCTCGGATCGCTCGCCGTCTCCTGCGGGTAGACGAGATGATAGGCGAATTCTTCCGACACCCTGATGCCGAGCTCGAAGGGACGTACGAGTCGCCCGGCCGACAAATCGTTGGCCACCATGGAGAAATCGCACAGCGCCACCACGTTGCCTTCGATCGCCGCCTGGATGACGTGCGAGGACTCCTTGAAGAGCACGCAGCGCTCGGGGTCGAAGTCCTCGACGCCGGCAGCCGCCATCCACATGCGCCAGTTCGGCCAGGTCACGCCCTGCCTGGACCACTCGATATGCACCAGCGTGTGCCGCAAGAGGTCGCGCGGCTCGGTGAGCGGCGGACCGGAGCTCAGCAGCCGCGGGCTGCAGACCGGGATAATGATGTTCTCGAACAACCGGTGCGCGGCGAGACCGGGATACTTGCCTGCGCCGAAGCGGATGGCGACGTCGATGTCGTCCTGGTCGAACTCGCGGACCTCGAAGGCGATGTCGAAACGCAGGTCGACACCGGGATGCGTCCTGCGGAAGCGCTCCAGCTTCGGCATCATCCATTTCGAGGCGAAGGTGGGATCAAGGCTGAGCTTTAGCTGCATCACCCCGCGCGACAACTTCCTGGCGCGGGTGACGGCGCGGGCAAGCGTCTGCAGAGCGTCGGTAGAGGCGTCGTGAAGCACGGCGCCGGCCTCCGTC
This portion of the Mesorhizobium shangrilense genome encodes:
- the hemC gene encoding hydroxymethylbilane synthase, whose translation is MQTVAPKDMLRIGTRASVLAMAQAHEARARLMAAHGLPEEAFVIEPITTTGDRIQDRPLSEAGGKGLFTKELEEALLDGRIDIAVHSSKDMPTILPDGLELSSFLPREDPRDTFIGRAAPTIEALPHGATVGSSSLRRQALIRRMRPDLKVIVYRGNVQTRLRKLDEGVAAGTILALAGLKRTGLEHIATDVMPLDKFPPAPGQGAICIESRSDDAATRAMVEAINHRPTAVALACERAFLAALDGSCRMPIAGHAVVDGDRLSFHGMILSVDGREAHEIVREGAASDAAQIGRNAGDTLRAKVGPGFFDGWG
- the tsaD gene encoding tRNA (adenosine(37)-N6)-threonylcarbamoyltransferase complex transferase subunit TsaD yields the protein MAGIKVLGIETSCDETAASVVAVKAGARPEILSNVVLSQIEEHAAFGGVVPEIAARAHVEALDGIVEAALADAHVDLANIDAVAATAGPGLVGGLIVGLMTAKAIAAAAGKPLIAVNHLEGHALTARLTEGAEFPYLLLLVSGGHTQIVLVRGVGDYERWATTIDDALGEAFDKTAKLIGLPHPGGPSVEAAAKRGDASRFAFPRPMKGEQRPDFSFSGLKTAVRQAATAIAPLSDQDVADISASFQAAVADALADRVSRSLTRFHAAYPDIAAPALVVAGGVASNALIRETLQKLCAAHGFRLVAPPPALCTDNAAMIAWAGIERLQAGLSDEGAMGFAPRSRWPLDTASAPVVGSGRRGAKA
- a CDS encoding NAD(P)H-dependent glycerol-3-phosphate dehydrogenase, which translates into the protein MSAPGKIAVLGGGAWGTALALTARRAGHPTTLWARDEATVEGLRSGGGNARYLPGIALDPAPEATSDLAEATEGAICVLMVTPAQTLRVVLEQAGGSIAPGVPLVLCAKGIERDTGALLSGIARELMPSNPVAALSGPSFATDVARGLPTAVVVAAEDEVLAARLAQLLSTPSFRCYSTDDLTGVEVGGALKNVFAIAAGAVMGAGLGASAQAAMVTRGFVELRRIAKSYGARPETLMGLSGLGDLMLTCASSQSRNFAYGVAIGRGETRSGLPLAEGVATAGIAARVARERGVDAPIIAAVDQLLDGAITVGEAVSALMTRPLRSEDE
- a CDS encoding YciI-like protein, which gives rise to MLFAFMAKDKPGHLQTRMDTRPDHVKFLNELNAAGTLKFAGPFLDDKGSPCGSLVVIEADSAEAARTILDGDPYAKAGLFASTEVVAWNWVFNNPASA
- a CDS encoding EVE domain-containing protein — translated: MSKNYWLFKSEPSVFSFDQLRSKGEKGEQWDGVRNYAARNNMRAMQIGDLGFFYHSNEGLEIVGIAEVCALAHPDTTTDDPRWECVDIRAYKPVPKPVSLADVKANPKLSEMALVRLGRLSVQPVTPDEWKEVCRMAELVPAP
- a CDS encoding class I SAM-dependent methyltransferase, giving the protein MNRLQPAEAERFILANTSLTAPPHVPEVRLHLADEAHELWQRTEEELAEIGLPPPFWAFAWAGGQGLARYLLDRPDSVRGKTALDFATGSGLVGIAAAMAGAASVTAADIDPFCEAAIRLNAAANCVTLQPMIADLVDTDAGWDVLLAGDIFYQRDIVDRLVPWFTRLRQRGCEIIVGDPGRAYLPKDRLEQLAEYRVPVTRALEDAEVKRTVVWRFL
- the gcvA gene encoding transcriptional regulator GcvA — encoded protein: MSSHVPGTRALRVFTAAARHLNFSRAADELGLTPAAVSHQIKEFEEQLGVALFTRSSRTMRLTEAGAVLHDASTDALQTLARAVTRARKLSRGVMQLKLSLDPTFASKWMMPKLERFRRTHPGVDLRFDIAFEVREFDQDDIDVAIRFGAGKYPGLAAHRLFENIIIPVCSPRLLSSGPPLTEPRDLLRHTLVHIEWSRQGVTWPNWRMWMAAAGVEDFDPERCVLFKESSHVIQAAIEGNVVALCDFSMVANDLSAGRLVRPFELGIRVSEEFAYHLVYPQETASDPRIVAFREWLLGEVHNPEMDPTLGA